CGGCGCGGCTGTCAACTTCTCTGGCAACCCAATAAGGGGGCGAGCGCGCCTGCCCATGCGCGCGGCACGGCCAATTGGCGCGAGCTGATTCACGCAAATAGACGACGTGCCGGTTGTCATCACTGAACGGAGGGGTGTCGTGGGCGGTGCGACTGCCACCTGGGCGGTCAATTGAGATCCTACTGCGCCGATGACGACTCACATGTACGGTGCCGCGCTTCCGGGCTTGGTCCCACGACAACACAGCCAATATGAATACGGCAGTGGTGGTCTCGTCCGCAAAACGCGATGTGCGGGGTCATTTCCCCTCCACTGCAGTAGACTGCTCGCAAACGCGATTGAAGGGAGATCGACATTATGGGTGGTAACGGATTAGACGGCGAACGGGCTGCCTCAGGGAAGATGGCGAGCATCTGGCATCGAATGCTGCCCGCGGTGGTACTTGGCGCAACACTCCTCGCGCTCGTCCCGTCAGCACGCGCACAGAGTGATGTCTTCATTGACGCCGGGCGCGGCCTAGTAGCCCTGCGACTTCCCACCGCTTTTGACGGCGTGACCCCGTTGCCCCTGGTGCTGAGCCTGCACGGCTACGGCAACGATGGCGATGAGCAGCAGGCGTTGTTCGACCTCTTGCCTCAAACCGACACCCAGGGGCTCATGGTCGCCACTCCCGACGGCGAGGCAGATCTCTTTGGCCAACGCTTTTGGAACGCGACGGATGCCTGCTGTGACCTCTTCCGTCGCAACCCAGACGATTCCGGTTACCTGCGCGGCCTGATCGAGGCGATTGCCGATGTCTACCCAGTAGATGATCTGCGCGTTTACGTCGTTGGTTACTCCAACGGTGGTTTTATGTCCCATCGCATGGCATGCGACCACGCCGACCGGATCGCGGCGATCGCGACCTTTGCCGGCGCGCAGTGGGAAGACCCCAATCAGTGTTTGCCTAGCGAGCCGGTTAGTGTCGCGCAAGTTCACGGCACCGCAGACCAGGTGATCCGCTATAACGGCGGTTGCATCCCCGGCAATGGCTGTTATCCCGCTGCCCGCCAGACCGTACTCACCTGGGTGGATATCAACGGTTGCAGCCTGCAGCCAACACTACGCCGACCTGTCCTGGACCTGGTTCAGGCGCGCCCCGGCAGAGACACATTTGTACAGGAGTACACCGATTGCCTAGGCGGTGCCGCCGAGCTGTGGACGGTGCTGGGTCAGGATCACTTCCCTGACTTTGAGGTGAACTTCGCAGAGGAACTGGTGGGCTTTCTGCTCAGCCATCCCAAGGCCGGCAGCTGACCGGTGGGTCGAAGAACGCGCCCCTAGGAGCACCGACATGACCCCACCAGCCTGCGCCGGCCCTAAAGCACCACGGCACCAGGGTCTGGTGCCGTGGCGCCGGGACCCGCCTCCACGGCACGCCGGCTGCCACGTGATCTGCTTTGACAGACGGCCCACGCTGATCAGCCTAGGCCAGCGCACGGTGGACGTGGCGCTCCACAAAGCCTGACGAAACAAGTCGCCTCCGATCACAGGCAGACGCCAGCATGACCGAGCAGAATTAATAGCTGCCTAGAGAACGTGCGGCGCCCGCCGGGTCAGCGCCAACCCGAAAGTGAGCTTGCCCGCACCGACACCGGGGCAAACGATGGGTGTGCGGCGTAAACGCTCAGCCCTGCGCATGGCACTCATCGCAAAGCGCGGTGACCTCGATCTGGCGATTCGAGGCGAAGCCGCGCGCCGCCGCAGCCTCACCGACCGACCGGCCCAAACGCTCGTCGTCCAGCTCATCCACTCGACCACAATCCGGGCAGATCAAGAACTGCCCAGAGTGCTTGTGCCCCGGCTCCGCGCAAGCGACGAACGCCTGGATTGAGGCGATACGATGGACGAAGCCTTGCGCTTGAAGGAACTCCAAGGCCCGATACACGGTGGGTGGCGCCGTCTTCGGGGCACCGTCGACAGCCTTCTCATCGAGCGCCTGCATAATGTCGTAAGCGCCGACAGGGCCTCCCGCTTCGCACAGGGCCAGAAACACGCGGCGACGCTGCGCCGTGAATCGGACGCCACGCGCCAGACATGACGCTTCGATTCGGTCGAGGGTGGCCTTGCTCATCGCTGACTGATCTCGCGGAGAAAACGCCTGGACCCGACAGCGTAACAGTACGCGTTCAAACGTCCCAAGCGCCCCCCGCGCAGTTACGCAGCCGGGGCGCCGCGGAGCAGCCGCCAGTTGAGCACATGCGCCCCAGCCAGGATGATGGCGCCAAAGACGCTGAAGAGCACCTCGCTGGATCTCCCCTCTGCCCACAGGGCCCCGGCGAGCAATCCCAGCAGGCCCAGCCCGGCGAGGCCAGCAACCCCGACGTGACGATGTTGCAACACACCGCGCGAAACACCGAGGATCGAGATCGGCAGCGCCAGCATCACCGCCCACAGATGAAAGCGCTCATCCGCTACCATGCTCGGGATGAGCCAGGGGGCGACAGAGAGCACCAGCGGCAGGGCGATACAGTGCACGAGACAGATGGCAGACAAACAAACCGCTGCTCCGTCGATCGCGGATTGGCCTGCGGGGGAACTAGACATGGGCACTCACGGTCTCTTGGTAACAGCGGCGATGTTATAATGTTGCAATTCCACTGGCTAGTACTAACGTCGCCTTGCGCAACACCATAGGCTTTTTGGAGAGTTACAGGGATGTCGAATCGCCATCACAAGCCCGCGCGCGCAAGCATTGGGTGTAGCAGCTCTAAGGCATGCGGCAGTACCTTGCGGTGGACAGCCGCGGCGATCGGGGCACTGGCTGCCGCCTGCGCCGCAGCTCAAGGCGCCGGGGAGCGGCATGTGCACGGCGAGGGTGAGCTCACCATCGTGCGTGAGGGGCAGGAGCTAACGGCGACCCTGCGCACCCCAACCTTCAACCTGATCGGATTCGAGCATGCGCCCAGTACCGAGTCTGAGCACGCAGCCTGGGACGCCGCGCTAGCGCGCTTCGCGGCACCGACAGCAGCGGTGCAGCCTGGCCGGCGTGCGCGCTGCACGCTCGAAGCGGTTCAGCTCGAGGACCCGTTTGTCGACGCTCACGAGCACGACGAACACGACGAACACGACGAACACGACGAACACGACGAACACGACGACCATGACGAACGCGGTGACCACGACGAGCACGGTGGCCATGACGAACACGGTGGCCACGACGAGCACGGTGGCCATGACGAAGGCGCGCACGATGACCGTGCGCACGCAGACTTAGAGGTTACGTACCGTTTTAGCTGCGAACGCCCGGAGCAACTCGAGCAGGTGGCCGTCACCGTGTTCGAAGACTACCCCGACCTGATCCGTCTCAATGCAGTGTATCTAGACGACCGAAATCAGGTCGGCGGCACGCTAACCGGCGCCAAGCCCACGCTACGCTGGTAATCACAGGAGCCCCCATGCGACGAAACCTAGTATTCCCGATAGGACCCGCACAACAGGTATGTCTTGCGAGCGCTATCGTATCCGCGAACTTGCTGCTAGGTATCGCAACTGCCCAGGAACCCGAAGCGAACACCCAACCCGCCGACGGACTTTCCGCTGCCGAATTGGCCGAGCCTGCGCCGGACCGCGAGGCCCCCTCCAAAGAGGATGCTCAAGCGGCGAAAGAGACCGCGCCTACGATGGCCGATCAGGCGCCCTTAGATATCTCTTGGGACGATCTCCTGCCGGAAGGCGAACTCGACCGGCTTGAGGAGCTCTACCGGATGTTCTACGAGTCCCAGGGCTACGGCGGTCCAGCGGCTATCCTCGAGGGAGGGCCAGGCGACTCAATGGAGCAAATCGGCACCTTCACCACGGTTGGCGAGCTCGATGCGACGATGGTCCGCATACCGGGCTACATGGTCCCCCTGGACTTCTCTCAAGATCGCAAACTGTCGCGCTTTCTGCTGGTGCCGTACTTCGGTGCATGCATCCATACGCCGCCTCCGCCGCCGAACCAAATCGTGTTCGTTACCGCTGACCCCGCCGTTCGCTTGGACAGCCTCTGGGAACCTGTATCCGCCGTCGGGCTACTGCGAACGACCGCGGCCTACACGGACACCGCGAACGCCGCGTACACGCTCAAGTTGAGTAAGCTCGAAGCGTATGAGTACTGACGGCGGCGACGACGCTGTCGTCGCCCTCGAACGAGTTCGCTTTGGTTACGACCGGGGTAGCGCTCCCGTCTTGACCCTCGACTTCCTGCGGATTCAGCGCGGCGAACGCATCTTCCTGCGTGGCCCGAGTGGCTGCGGCAAGAGCACACTGCTCTCGCTACTATCAGGCGTTGTTGTGCCCTGGTCAGGGGAGATTCGCTTGCTCGGCCACGAGTTGCACACCCTGCGCGGGGGAGCCCGTGACGCCCTTCGTGCCAGCCACATCGGGGTCATCTTCCAGCTCTTCAACCTCGTGCCCTACCTGTCCGTCGTCGCCAACGTCACCCTGCCGTGCCGCTTCTCGGCAGCACGACGCCAGCGGGTGCTCGAAGACGGCGCCACCCTGCAGGAGGAGGCGCGCCGCCTGCTCGCTCGTCTCGGGCTGGGCGAGGACTTGCAGCGCCAGCCGCCCACGGCCCTGAGCGTGGGCCAGCAACAACGGGTTGCAGCGGCGCGGGCCCTGATCGGACGGCCCGAATTGGTGCTAGCCGACGAACCCACCTCTGCTCTGGATGCCCACGCCCGCGATCGTTTCATCACCCTTCTCTCCGAAGAGTGTGCCCGCGGCAACTCGAGCCTCCTGTTTGTGAGCCACGACGGAGCCCTCGCCCACCATTTCGATCGCACCCAAGATCTGGCCACCCTCAACCAGATAGCAACCGAATGAATCTGATAGTTGCAGATTTGGCTTTGCGCAGCGCCTTGAATCGCCGCGCGACCCTGCTGCTCACGGTTCTCGCGATCGCGATCGGCGTTGGCGCGTTCCTGGCTGTGGAGAAGGTGCGCTCGGGGGCGCGCGACGCCTTCGAACGCACAATTTCCGGCACGGATCTGATCGTGGGCACGCGTACCGGTTCGATCAATCTCATGCTGTTCACCGTCTTCCACATCGGCGAAGTGCCCGCCAACATGACGTGGGAGAGCTTCGAGCGCATCGCCGGATACCCCGAGGTGGATTGGGCGGTGCCGATCTCCCTAGGCGACAGCTTCCGCAACTACCGTGTGGTGGGCACCACGCCCGCGTTTCTCGACCACTACCGCTACGGCGATGACCGCCCCCTAGCCCTCGCCGACGGTGTCTGGCCGCAGGACACCTTTGGCGCAGTCCTCGGTGCCGACGTTGCCGCCACCCTAGACCTCGGACTCGACGCGCCGCTCACCCTGTCGCACGGCTTGCGCTCGGCGGATTTCTCCGCCCACGAGAACACCCCTTTTAGGGTCAGCGGCGTCTTGCGCGCCACGGGCACTCCGGTGGATCGCACCGTCTTCGTAGGCCTCGATGGCATCGAGGCCATGCACTTCGGCTGGCGCAGCGGCGCGCCCACGCCGATGGCGCGCCTCGCCACCCCCGAGCGCATCGCGCAAATGGACCTTAGCCCCGATTCGATCACTGCGGCCTACCTTGGCTTGACCTCGCCAATAAGCGTCCTCCAGGTACAACGACGCATCAACACGGACCCGCAGGAGCCCCTGATGGCCGCTCTGCCGGGGGTGAGTCTGTCGCGCCTGTGGGAGGTGGTCGGCGCCACGGAGCGGGTGATGATCGTGATGACCGTGCTCATCGTGGTCGTTGGCCTTGTCTCCATTCTCGTCAGCCTGTTAGCTACCTTAGGTGAGCGCCGGCGCGAGATCGCGGTGCTGCGCGCCGTGGGTGCCAAGCCACGCGACGTGTTCCTGCTCTTAATGGGTGAGGCCGGCATAGTGGCCCTGGCCGGCGCCCTGGTCGGCGTGGTGCTGGTGCAGTTGGCCACCAGCGTGATCTCGCCCCTGATGGCCACACGCTTCGGCCTCACGCTCACGGCCCAGGCGCCCGGCTTGAAGGATCTCTACACGGTCGTGGCCGTGGCCCTGATCGGGGTTGGCCTTGGCACCTTGCCCGGCGCCCTCGCCTATCGGCGGGCCCTGTCCGAAGGCCTCACGGTGCGTATCTAGGGCCCTATCCCCATGATCATCGGCGTACCTGTCAATGTGATTTGCGGCCCGCTCGGGGTCGGCAAGACAACGCTCATCAACCAGCTGCTGGCCCAGCGACCGGCCGCCGAACAGTGGGCCGTGCTCGTCAACGAATACGGCCTCGTTGGTCTGGATGCGGCCTTGATGGAGAGCGCGGGCGGCACGGCATCGGTGGCCGTGAAGGAGGTTGCCGGGGGATGTATCTGCTGCAGCGCCGGCCCCGTCTTCGAAGTGACCCTGATTCAGCTCCTACGGCGCAAGCCTGATCGTCTGCTGATCGAGCCGACGGGTCTCGCCACCCTGTCGGGCATTCTCGATACGCTCAACAAGGAGGGGATTCGCGACGCGGTCGACCTGCGGTCAATCGTCTGCTTGCTCAACCCCGCCACGCTGGAACACGATTTGGCACGGGAGGAAGTGCGCGATCAGGTGGATGCTGCCGATGCGCTGATCGCCAGCCGCGCCGACTTGGCGAGCACGGACGAACTGCAGCACTTTCGACGCTGGGCATCGGCACTGTTCCCCGCGCGATCCCATATCGCCGAGACAGCTCATGGGCGCCTGCCCGCGGCGGTTCTCAACCTTAGGCATCGGATCGGCGGCGCCACCGCCGCGCCCGGGGATGATCACCACCACCATGATCATGGTCACCACGATGATCAGCACACACACACGATCGATCACGGTGTCGATCGCAGCGCCACGGGGCCACAGACGATCGCCTGCGAGCAGACACCGATCGTCCCTCACCTGCACCGTTCCGCGCAGACTACGACGTTCGGTTGGATATGCTGGGCAGGCCTGGTCTTCGACGCCGAACGGGCTGCCAAGTGGATGGAATCGCTCACCGACATCGAGGGCCTCAGGCGGCTGAAGGCCGTGCTCCACACGAGCCGAGGATGGCGCGCGTTCAACGTCACCGAAGACCTCAGCGAGAGCAGAGGCTCAGCCTATCGCCGCGATTCGCGCGTAGAGCTCATCATCGAAGGCGATAGGCCACCCGACCCCGCTGCCCTGGAGGCGTCGCTACGCGGCTGCCTGCATCAGGCGGCCGGGTAGACGGACTCCTCGAACACGCCGCAGCGGCTCGCGCGCGTTCAGCCGTTATCGCGCAGCTTCACCCGCGCCGGCGGACGCCCCGGCACGCTCGGCTGCTCCGCCTCGAGACGCTTCATCACCTCGGCGATTCCGCGTTCGAGCTGCGCATCGCCATCGCTGGTGGGATCGTTGCTCACCTCGATGTCCGGCGACACGCCCTCGCCCTCGATAATCCAGCCCTTGTCCTTCTGCGACATGCCAAACTCCGGCACGAACACGTTGCCGCCATCGATAAGCGGCCCGTGGCTGGTGATGCCAACCACGCCACCCCAGCTGCGCTTACCGATCAGAGGCCCTAGCTTCGCTTCACGGAAGAAGTACGGAAAGATATCGCCGTCCGACGCAGAGTTCTCACTGACCAGCGCCACCATGGGTCCGGTAAACGCCGTGGAGGGATAGGTGTTGGTCCATTCGCTGTGAGCCTGGTGACCGTACGCCAACGGTCGCTGCATCAAGCGCCGCAGGATCATCTGTGAGACGTTGCCGCCGCCGTTACCGCGCACATCGACGATTAGGCCGCGCCTGCGCATCTGCGGGTAGAACCACTTCACGAACTCGTAGATACCGGCCGCACCCATGTCGGGAATGTGCAGGTAGCCGACCTCCCCATTGGTCTTCTCCGCTACGTAGCGCCGGTTCTTCTCCACCCACTCGAGATAGACGAGTGAGGTCTCATCGGCGACCGGGTCGACCAGCACCCGGCGCGTCTCCTGCCCCGTCGGTGTGCTGCTTACGGTGAGCTCCACGGGCTGTGTGCCGCGGTCCGTGAGCAGGTCGTAGGGGTTGTCCGTTAGGGTCAATTCACGACCGTCGATCGCGATCACGTAGTCCCCAGCTTCCACGCCCACACCCACCTCCGTGAGCGGCGAGCGATACTTCGCCTCTGCGTTGTGGCCCGCGTAGATATGACCGATACGGTAGCGTGCCGATTTCTCATCGGCCTCGAAGCGAGCCCCGAGCAAAGCCGCTGACGAGCGCTTCGGTGCCTGCAGATCACCGCCCGCCACGTAGGCGTGGCCCACATTCAGCTCGGCGATCATCTCGCCGATAAGCGTGTTCAGATCCTCTCGCGTAGACACGTGTTGCACCAGCGGGCGGTAGCGCTCGCGCAGGGCATCCCAGTCGTAGCCGTGCATGTTGCGCACGTAGAAGTAGTCTCGGAACCGTCGCCAGACCTCATCGAAGGCGACCAGCCACTCGTCCGTCGGGGCTCGGTAGACAATCAGATTGGCGGTGCTGATCGCCTCCGCTTCGCCAGGCTTGGCGAGCGCGATGCGCTTCAGCCCAGCCGGGGTTCGTACCACTACGACCTTGCCGTCGGCGGATCGCACGACCGCAGAGATGTCGGCCACAATGTCCTTGCTCTTGCGCGTCTTGAAGTCGAGCGCCCGCAAGGTCGTCTTCACGTCCGGGGATCGGCCGTAGTAGAAAGCCCCAGTTGTCACATAGAGGAGCTGATCGGCGAGAGGCATCAGGGCGGCAATGTTGTCCGACTCGACGGGCACGCGGATGACCCGCTGCGACAACCCGTCAAACTCGATCGCCACGCGCACCCCCTCTGACGCCTCGGCGTCTTCGTCTTCCTTCTCGCCGTCGCCCTCCTTTTCAGCCTCGTCCTGGTCGCCATCGCTGTCCGCGGCAGCTACTTCATCGTTGCGCGGTCCGAAGGGATTGCCCGATTCGCCGGTGAGAGCCAGGGCGAAGATGCCGGTCTCGCGGTCGCCAACATAATTCCATTCGAACGCGCCGATCTGCGGCGCGAACTGCCGATCGCTCAGGAAGAACAGGTGCTTGCCATCTTGGCTGAAGGCCGGTCCGAAGGCGTAGAACAACGGCTCACTGACCTGGCGGGTCTCACCGTCTTCACGAGACCAGACGTACACCGCGTCCATGCCCAGATCGGTCTGCCGCGAGTAGGTGATCCAACGCGAGTCAGGCGCCCACCGGTAGTCGTCGATGATGCCGTACGGCGAACTGGCGACGATCTTGTGCTTGCCTTGCAAATCTATCAGGTGAACGTGTCCCTCATGATCGTGAAAGGCCAGCGACTTGCTGTCGGGCGCCCATTGCGGTCCGTACAGGCGCAAGGGCTCCAGGGTGGTGAGAGCACGCGCTTCGCCGCCGCCCCCGCTGTCGATGACGTAGACCTGCTCCTCGCCGCTGCGATCGCTGATGAACGCGATGTGAGCGCCATCCGGCGACCAGGCGACTTCGCGATCATGGGCATTGGCGTTGCGCGTGAGGTTGCGGGTGATGCCGTGTTTGGCGGGAACGCTAAAC
Above is a window of Pseudomonadota bacterium DNA encoding:
- a CDS encoding PHB depolymerase family esterase — translated: MGGNGLDGERAASGKMASIWHRMLPAVVLGATLLALVPSARAQSDVFIDAGRGLVALRLPTAFDGVTPLPLVLSLHGYGNDGDEQQALFDLLPQTDTQGLMVATPDGEADLFGQRFWNATDACCDLFRRNPDDSGYLRGLIEAIADVYPVDDLRVYVVGYSNGGFMSHRMACDHADRIAAIATFAGAQWEDPNQCLPSEPVSVAQVHGTADQVIRYNGGCIPGNGCYPAARQTVLTWVDINGCSLQPTLRRPVLDLVQARPGRDTFVQEYTDCLGGAAELWTVLGQDHFPDFEVNFAEELVGFLLSHPKAGS
- a CDS encoding ATP-binding cassette domain-containing protein, with product MSTDGGDDAVVALERVRFGYDRGSAPVLTLDFLRIQRGERIFLRGPSGCGKSTLLSLLSGVVVPWSGEIRLLGHELHTLRGGARDALRASHIGVIFQLFNLVPYLSVVANVTLPCRFSAARRQRVLEDGATLQEEARRLLARLGLGEDLQRQPPTALSVGQQQRVAAARALIGRPELVLADEPTSALDAHARDRFITLLSEECARGNSSLLFVSHDGALAHHFDRTQDLATLNQIATE
- a CDS encoding Fur family transcriptional regulator; protein product: MSKATLDRIEASCLARGVRFTAQRRRVFLALCEAGGPVGAYDIMQALDEKAVDGAPKTAPPTVYRALEFLQAQGFVHRIASIQAFVACAEPGHKHSGQFLICPDCGRVDELDDERLGRSVGEAAAARGFASNRQIEVTALCDECHAQG
- a CDS encoding S41 family peptidase, which codes for MRLTAPALLLSSLIAGATLAQDGTRMLRFPDLHADQVVFGYAGDLWLAPVDGGAQARRLTSHPGLELYPRFSPDGSKIAFTGQYRGDEQVYVIDVAGGEPVQLTYYPTPGPLPARWGTDHQVYGWTPDGAKVLFRSMREDFNDPRLYEVAISGGLPSVLPMPRAGSGVFSPDGTQVLYSPLFRDFRTWKRYQGGWAQDLYVYDLKNDKAAPLATDRRTERDPVWLPTGIFYVSDRDGVLNLYAAGDNGSADQLTSHDTWDVKWASGDGVSRIVYEVQGVIGLYDTTARQEQLLSIEVPDDRVRRTARRIDVQKQIEDYSVSPAAERIAITARGDVFSVPAKHGITRNLTRNANAHDREVAWSPDGAHIAFISDRSGEEQVYVIDSGGGGEARALTTLEPLRLYGPQWAPDSKSLAFHDHEGHVHLIDLQGKHKIVASSPYGIIDDYRWAPDSRWITYSRQTDLGMDAVYVWSREDGETRQVSEPLFYAFGPAFSQDGKHLFFLSDRQFAPQIGAFEWNYVGDRETGIFALALTGESGNPFGPRNDEVAAADSDGDQDEAEKEGDGEKEDEDAEASEGVRVAIEFDGLSQRVIRVPVESDNIAALMPLADQLLYVTTGAFYYGRSPDVKTTLRALDFKTRKSKDIVADISAVVRSADGKVVVVRTPAGLKRIALAKPGEAEAISTANLIVYRAPTDEWLVAFDEVWRRFRDYFYVRNMHGYDWDALRERYRPLVQHVSTREDLNTLIGEMIAELNVGHAYVAGGDLQAPKRSSAALLGARFEADEKSARYRIGHIYAGHNAEAKYRSPLTEVGVGVEAGDYVIAIDGRELTLTDNPYDLLTDRGTQPVELTVSSTPTGQETRRVLVDPVADETSLVYLEWVEKNRRYVAEKTNGEVGYLHIPDMGAAGIYEFVKWFYPQMRRRGLIVDVRGNGGGNVSQMILRRLMQRPLAYGHQAHSEWTNTYPSTAFTGPMVALVSENSASDGDIFPYFFREAKLGPLIGKRSWGGVVGITSHGPLIDGGNVFVPEFGMSQKDKGWIIEGEGVSPDIEVSNDPTSDGDAQLERGIAEVMKRLEAEQPSVPGRPPARVKLRDNG
- a CDS encoding FtsX-like permease family protein; the protein is MNLIVADLALRSALNRRATLLLTVLAIAIGVGAFLAVEKVRSGARDAFERTISGTDLIVGTRTGSINLMLFTVFHIGEVPANMTWESFERIAGYPEVDWAVPISLGDSFRNYRVVGTTPAFLDHYRYGDDRPLALADGVWPQDTFGAVLGADVAATLDLGLDAPLTLSHGLRSADFSAHENTPFRVSGVLRATGTPVDRTVFVGLDGIEAMHFGWRSGAPTPMARLATPERIAQMDLSPDSITAAYLGLTSPISVLQVQRRINTDPQEPLMAALPGVSLSRLWEVVGATERVMIVMTVLIVVVGLVSILVSLLATLGERRREIAVLRAVGAKPRDVFLLLMGEAGIVALAGALVGVVLVQLATSVISPLMATRFGLTLTAQAPGLKDLYTVVAVALIGVGLGTLPGALAYRRALSEGLTVRI
- a CDS encoding DUF2796 domain-containing protein — its product is MRWTAAAIGALAAACAAAQGAGERHVHGEGELTIVREGQELTATLRTPTFNLIGFEHAPSTESEHAAWDAALARFAAPTAAVQPGRRARCTLEAVQLEDPFVDAHEHDEHDEHDEHDEHDEHDDHDERGDHDEHGGHDEHGGHDEHGGHDEGAHDDRAHADLEVTYRFSCERPEQLEQVAVTVFEDYPDLIRLNAVYLDDRNQVGGTLTGAKPTLRW
- a CDS encoding DUF3299 domain-containing protein is translated as MRRNLVFPIGPAQQVCLASAIVSANLLLGIATAQEPEANTQPADGLSAAELAEPAPDREAPSKEDAQAAKETAPTMADQAPLDISWDDLLPEGELDRLEELYRMFYESQGYGGPAAILEGGPGDSMEQIGTFTTVGELDATMVRIPGYMVPLDFSQDRKLSRFLLVPYFGACIHTPPPPPNQIVFVTADPAVRLDSLWEPVSAVGLLRTTAAYTDTANAAYTLKLSKLEAYEY
- a CDS encoding MerC domain-containing protein; amino-acid sequence: MSSSPAGQSAIDGAAVCLSAICLVHCIALPLVLSVAPWLIPSMVADERFHLWAVMLALPISILGVSRGVLQHRHVGVAGLAGLGLLGLLAGALWAEGRSSEVLFSVFGAIILAGAHVLNWRLLRGAPAA
- a CDS encoding CobW family GTP-binding protein gives rise to the protein MIIGVPVNVICGPLGVGKTTLINQLLAQRPAAEQWAVLVNEYGLVGLDAALMESAGGTASVAVKEVAGGCICCSAGPVFEVTLIQLLRRKPDRLLIEPTGLATLSGILDTLNKEGIRDAVDLRSIVCLLNPATLEHDLAREEVRDQVDAADALIASRADLASTDELQHFRRWASALFPARSHIAETAHGRLPAAVLNLRHRIGGATAAPGDDHHHHDHGHHDDQHTHTIDHGVDRSATGPQTIACEQTPIVPHLHRSAQTTTFGWICWAGLVFDAERAAKWMESLTDIEGLRRLKAVLHTSRGWRAFNVTEDLSESRGSAYRRDSRVELIIEGDRPPDPAALEASLRGCLHQAAG